Within Sporosarcina sp. PTS2304, the genomic segment CTAACCCCAAATTCCTTTTCTGGATATTTTTATAAAGATGAGACCATCTTTTAATTAAATAATCTCCAAGATTATTAATTTTAATTTCTTTAATGGAACTTTTATTAATAAATAGGCCATCTGTAAATCCAAGTTCCCTTTGTAATGGTGAGGTTGTAACATTCATTTTATAACTTCTAGATTTTGCGATAAATATAAGTACAATTCCTGGCAACGTTGATACAAACAAAGCAATTGGCACGGTCCAATGAATGGATAGAAGAATCCCCAAGATACCTACAAGCGATATCAAGTTTTTTAAAATTCCAATCACACTGCTAATTACTTTCACACCGTTTCCATTTATTGCAGTGTTGGCTAAATTTACAGTATCAAAGAACTTGTGTGACTGCTAAACTAAAATGGCTCTTACGCAATCTTGGTGAACAATTACTAGTGTAAGCTGCAGAGTAAAAAATGTTTTTTGAAAATAATTACCATTGATAAAGAAATCTATTTCGCAGAACATCAAACCCGGCTCTTCCATACATCATCCGTTTGATTGTTTTCAATCGATTGACCTGGCCTTCTACTGGATCGTTGCTCCATAGTTCCCGAATTCCAAGTGTGACGGCATCAAGATCCTGGCAGATTCCATTGATGAACGAACGGATAAATTTATCTTCGATACTCTTCTGTCTTTCAATCCATGCCGGCAGCTGTTGATCCTTTTTTGACTTTACTAGCTCTCTGAACGAATGTACCAATTCATTAAATTTTGTTATGAGAGGAAAGGCGGTTAACAACTCTGGATGCAGCTCAGCGATTTCATCTAGGCTATCCTTGTTATCAGGATTCCATATAAGGGAAAGGATTTTTTGTCGAAACGAGAAGGCCTCTTTACCTTTACGCTCTATTTTTTTGCGCTCTTTGGCTATCATGGTGTTCAATGTGGTCATAGAACCGGTATAGCCTTCTGTACAACATTGCTCCTCAATCACCTTTGCAGTCTGGCCTTTTTTTACTAGGGAGTGGATCAGCGGGCGATATTTTTCATAGGGAGATCCCCTCTGGTGGTTTGGCTTTCTGGTCTGACGCAAATCTGAATACACTGTCCCCCTTGAAATGCCAAGTTCCCTGGCAATAGCCATTACTTGAAATCCTTGCGCAGACAGAGCTTGAACCTGTTGAATGCGCGCCCACCTTTTATCTTCGTTTTCCATTCTGATCTTTTCGCTTTTACGAAGAGGATCCTCTCTGTCTGTTTTTTCAGTTATCGTCTCATCCAACGAATCAGGAATCCATTTTGCAGGTATATGTGCATATACTGCCTTTTTCACAGAGTCGAACAGTTGATGGAGAATATGCCAGCGGTCTGCTGCCTGTACTATTGCGTGTGAAGCTTCGCGGACGGCTTTCGCATAGCTCTTTGACCCATCCCGAGTAATGAGTTTAATTTCCGGACGGGCGGAAAGCCATACAGCTACCTGTTCATGCTCTCTTGAATTTAACATGTCCAATGGTTTATGGGTCAACAGATCAATCAGAACGGTTCCGTAGGTCATTCGCTTTTTGAAAGCAAAGTCATCAATACCGACGAAAGGGAGAGTGTCCTGGTTCATAAGAAAGTTTCTTTACCTTTCTGAGAAGTGTATAGTGGCTGACAGGAATATAAAGGGCTCTGCAGACTTTCTCGGCTGTCAGGCAGTTGGTGGAAAGGGCAATCTTTTCAAGCGCATGTTCCAGACGTTCAGTTCTTCTTTGATAAGGCTTCAGCCAAGAAAGACGCTCGGTAAAAATACGGGATTCACATTCGGAATTGTCGCAGAACCATTTGCGGACTATGATCTGCAACTGAACCGCTAGATTGGAAAACGGAAGGTCGTTTACCCGCCGGCAATAGCGGCTATGCGGGCGGCTTGAAGCTTTTCGGCATGTGGGACACGTGGCTGAACTCGAATTAACTTCAAGGATTATAAATAGATTTTGATTTGTCTGCTCTTGATGAATTACTTTCACATGAGCATCAGGCTGACCAATAGGATTATCAACATAAGACAGCATGGGGATAGCCACCTTTCCATTTTTAGAAACTATACCCCGAAAATGAAAAAATAAAGCTTCACCAACATTACGTAAGAGCCTTAATTTTGAACAATTAATCGCTTTCAGACAACAATATGTCGTTCTATCTGAGAGGCAAGAACGAGGAAATATGAATGTTCGTTTTATTCATAAAGGTGAAAGAAAGACAGAGTGGCAATCAGTGGCTCCTAATTTAGAAGATGTCTTCCTATACGAATACCGTGATGAAATACAAGGGGAAGTATAAGTACAATGAGAATTGTTTTTTACGAATTTAAAAAGGCATTCACATCGCCTATCCTACTTGTACTTACTCTCTTATTTATGTCATTCAACATTTTTTTGATTTTTAGTAACTCTTATTATAAAGAAGAATTGACGGTTGCGAACGATGTTGCTGAAACATATGGGGTTAAAATAACCGACGAATCTTTACAAAAACTCGAAAAGGATTTGCAATCAGACGTTATAGAGTTAAATCAAATCACAAGCAAACATACTAGACAGGAATACAGCAGTGTTAATGATTTTTTAGATAGCTTGCAGTATAAAGACCACAGTTTATACAGTGAAAATGAATGGGCTATTTTCAATCAATTGCAGTTAAAAGGACTGTATTTTAATAGAGCAAAAAACATTGACAGTGATTATGAAAAAATTAATTGGAAAGAGCATGCAAGTGATCAAATAGAAGGCTACAGTTTGAATGGCGATGCTGCAAAGATATTGAGAAATGAATATGATAAGCTCTCGAAGCGTTTCGAAGAAATGAAAGAAAGTGGCGAACATAAAGAGTGGTTTTTCATGGGGACGCAATATAAGATGCACAGCTTTTTGTTCAAAACCATATTCGGACATCTGATTTTTGAATCAATAATTCTAATTGTGTTAGCAACGGCTTTAATAACCAATTTTGAATTTGAAAATAAAACACATCTTGTTATGTATCCCACAAAGAGAGGACGACAGTTAATGAAGGATAAGCTTTTCGCTTCCTTTATAACAACGACAGCGATTACAGCTTTATTAATTTTGATTACTCTTGGGATTTATTTTTCAGTGTTCGATTACTCGAATCTTTGGGGCAGTTCGATTAGCAGTGCGTTGAACTGGGAGTATACGCTACCGTATGTAGCATGGTGGGACCTATCATTTATAAATTTCCTTTTGTTGAGCATTTCACTCGTTTACGTGTGTATGCTTCTGTTTTCAGCTATTACTTTTGCCATTTCCCTTCTTGTGAAAAATAGTTATTTTACATTCTTTATTTTTGCAGTTTTTTTTGCAATAGCTTATATGGTACCAGCGTATATACCCGGTTCATCAAAATGGATGATTATTACCGGATTTACTCTTTCATCGCTTGTGATGAATCCACATGTGTTTTTCATGGGAAACGGCGAACTAGCTATGTTTAAGTATTATGAGTCAATTACGGTTGTTGTATGGTCAGTGTTCGCCATCGCTTCATGTTTCTGTTGTCTTAAAAAATTTAACAAACAAGAAATTCATTAAGGAGAATTATTATGCAGGTTTTATTACATGAAATAAGGAAAATACTTACGTGGAAAATGCTTATTTTACTAATTCTTGTAAACTGGATCGTTTTCTTTTTGTTCGTTGAGTACGATATTAAAAATTTTGCAACCGGAAAAAATGATTCGTATCATATTGGTGTTGAAATGGTAAATAAGTATGGAACAGATATGGACGAGAATGATTTTTTAGATTTCAAAAATACCTATGAAAAACAAATAGAAAAAGCAAATCATTATTTGCAGTCAAAAAAGGAATTTGTTGATGCAGGTATTAAAACGTATACTGATTTTTTAAATATGGATTGGGATAACGAGAAACATCACGCACTTTTTGACATGGTAATGCACCAAGAAAATATTGAATTATTTTGGGAACTTCAAGAGAGAACAAGGTTGATTGAATTTTATGAGGGAAAAGAAGCCAGCATGGAATTCAAAAGAAAGAATGTAAATACTAGACAACAAGTTCGATATGATGAATTAATTGAAGCCGGGCATTATCAAGTTTATCCGGGTGTGGCTGCAGAGAACTTTGAACGATTTATTAGTAATGTCGCAATTGCCATTATTTTGAGCGTTGTGTTGGTCATATCGCCGGTCTTTATCAATGATCGTTCAAGGCGATTACCAGATTTGCAGTATACTACTAAGAAAGGACGTAATCTTTATAAGACAAAGGCTGCGGCTGGTCTGATTTCTGCCTTCATCGTAATGACCATCTTACTCATTATTTATTTCAGCTTATTCTCGTTAAACGGCACATACATGTTTTTCAAAGTCCCACTGCATATGTTTATTGGACCTAACTATTGGTATGACCCGACGTTATTCCGGTACATTGTGTTGACGGTATTCGCCATATACATTATTGGATTTATTATCGCTCTGTTAGCGATGTCTTTCTCAAGCATTATGCCGAATTATATTTCCTTAATTGGTATTCAAATTCCATTTGTAATGGCAATGCTTATGTTTGGATTACCTTATTTAATTGGACACATCATCAGTATATCGGTACCCCAATGGGTCGTTCCGTCTTCCTATAGTGTAATGGTTGTATCTAGTGCAATTTTTATTGTTCTTTTATGGAAACGGGAAAAGAAGAGGGATGTTGTACTGTAAACTTCATTCCATTTAAACATCAAATCTAAAAGCCGATTCTTCCTTTTTAGGAAAATTGGCTTTTAGATTGAGAAGTTATCTTAGCGCTTGTTTTTCGCATTTTATTATGGTCTCTAATTGAACTAATAAACTAAAAAATTACAGAAATGAGATGATACTTGTGAAAATTGCGAGAGGAAGAGAATTACTTACATTAGATCAAAGACAAACACTTATGCAAATTCCTGAAGATGAGTGGATATCAGGAACCTACTATACTTTCTCCCAACGAGATTTAGAGATCATAAATAAGCGAAGAAGAGAAGAAAACTGTTTAGGGTTCGCCGTCC encodes:
- a CDS encoding transposase, which translates into the protein MNQDTLPFVGIDDFAFKKRMTYGTVLIDLLTHKPLDMLNSREHEQVAVWLSARPEIKLITRDGSKSYAKAVREASHAIVQAADRWHILHQLFDSVKKAVYAHIPAKWIPDSLDETITEKTDREDPLRKSEKIRMENEDKRWARIQQVQALSAQGFQVMAIARELGISRGTVYSDLRQTRKPNHQRGSPYEKYRPLIHSLVKKGQTAKVIEEQCCTEGYTGSMTTLNTMIAKERKKIERKGKEAFSFRQKILSLIWNPDNKDSLDEIAELHPELLTAFPLITKFNELVHSFRELVKSKKDQQLPAWIERQKSIEDKFIRSFINGICQDLDAVTLGIRELWSNDPVEGQVNRLKTIKRMMYGRAGFDVLRNRFLYQW
- a CDS encoding transposase family protein; the encoded protein is MLSYVDNPIGQPDAHVKVIHQEQTNQNLFIILEVNSSSATCPTCRKASSRPHSRYCRRVNDLPFSNLAVQLQIIVRKWFCDNSECESRIFTERLSWLKPYQRRTERLEHALEKIALSTNCLTAEKVCRALYIPVSHYTLLRKVKKLSYEPGHSPFRRY